The following are encoded in a window of Castanea sativa cultivar Marrone di Chiusa Pesio chromosome 9, ASM4071231v1 genomic DNA:
- the LOC142610470 gene encoding putative E3 ubiquitin-protein ligase XBAT31 isoform X1 — translation MGQELSCGERGRESVLFHAVQDGELELVEAMVEAHPSVLELTTGYGRLSVLHVAAANGRIQVLSMLLGRSLNPDILNRYKQTPLMLAAMHGKISCVQKLIEAGANILMFDSIQGRTCLHYAAYFGHSDCLQAILSAAHFTPVADSWGFARFVNIRDGKGATPLHLAARQRRPECVHILLDSGALVCASTGGNGYLGSSPLHLAARGGSLDCVRELLAWGADRHQIDSSGRIPHTVALKHRHRACAALLNPSSAEPLVWPSPLKFISELNPEAKALLERALKEANMEREKTILKETEYSVPSPLDFDVGADDNMSEASDVEQCCICFDQVCTIEVRPCSHQMCAHCTLALCCHKKPNPTTACPTAPLCPFCRSSISQLVVAEIKTNNDSELELSPSKPRKSRKSNFSEGSSSFKSLSAMGSFTRLGGHSPGKIAAGCNEVDKP, via the exons ATGGGTCAGGAGCTTAGCTGTGGAGAACGCGGAAGAGAGAGTGTTCTGTTCCATGCGGTTCAGGATGGTGAACTGGAGTTAGTTGAGGCTATGGTAGAGGCACACCCAAGTGTGTTGGAACTCACCACTGGGTATGGGAGACTCTCTGTTCTTCACGTGGCTGCTGCTAATGGTCGGATCCAG GTTCTTTCTATGCTGTTGGGTCGGTCTCTTAATCCGGATATCTTGAATCGATATAAACAG ACCCCGTTGATGCTGGCGGCAATGCATGGGAAGATTTCTTGCGTGCAAAAGCTTATTGAAGCAGGAGCaaat ATATTGATGTTTGATTCTATACAAGGAAGAACCTGCTTGCATTATGCTGCTTACTTTGGCCATTCAGATTGCCTGCAAGCTATTCTTTCTGCTGCACATTTCACCCCTGTTGCTGATTCCTG GGGATTTGCAAGATTTGTGAACATAAGAGATGGAAAGGGTGCAACCCCACTACATTTAGCTGCTCGTCAAAGACGGCCAGAGTGCGTTCATATCCTTTTAGACAGTGGGGCTCTTGTTTGTGCTTCAACTGGTGGAAATgg CTACCTAGGGAGTTCACCCCTTCATTTAGCTGCTCGTGGTGGTTCTTTGGATTGTGTCCGTGAATTGCTTGCGTGGGGAGCGGATAGGCATCAAATAGATTCATCTGG GAGAATACCACACACAGTTGCTCTGAAGCACAGGCATCGAGCATGTGCAGCCTTGCTGAATCCTTCATCAGCAGAGCCTCTTGTCTGGCCATCACCTTTGAAGTTCATCAGCGAGCTTAATCCAGAAGCAAAAGCACTGCTAGAGAGGGCCTTGAAAGAAGCAAACATGGAGAGGGAGAAGACCATATTGAAGGAGACTGAATACTCTGTTCCATCTCCTTTGGATTTTGATGTTGGGGCTGACGACAATATGTCTGAG GCGAGCGATGTGGAGCAATGCTGCATATGCTTTGACCAGGTATGCACAATTGAGGTCAGACCATGCAGTCATCAAATGTGTGCTCATTGCACTCTAGCCCTATGCTGCCACAAGAAGCCCAACCCTACAACTGCTTGTCCTACTGCCCCTCTTTGTCCATTTTGCCGAAGCAGTATTTCCCAACTAGTAGTTGCTGAGATCAAGACCAACAATGATTCAGAACTTGAACTTAGTCCTTCCAAGCCTAGGAAATCAAGAAAGTCAAATTTCAGCGAAGGCAGCAGCAGTTTCAAGAGTTTATCTGCCATGGGCTCATTCACCAGATTGGGTGGTCACAGTCCAGGAAAGATCGCTGCTGGATGCAATGAGGTTGATAAGCCTTGA
- the LOC142610470 gene encoding putative E3 ubiquitin-protein ligase XBAT31 isoform X2 produces MGQELSCGERGRESVLFHAVQDGELELVEAMVEAHPSVLELTTGYGRLSVLHVAAANGRIQVLSMLLGRSLNPDILNRYKQTPLMLAAMHGKISCVQKLIEAGANILMFDSIQGRTCLHYAAYFGHSDCLQAILSAAHFTPVADSWGFARFVNIRDGKGATPLHLAARQRRPECVHILLDSGALVCASTGGNGYLGSSPLHLAARGGSLDCVRELLAWGADRHQIDSSGRIPHTVALKHRHRACAALLNPSSAEPLVWPSPLKFISELNPEAKALLERALKEANMEREKTILKETEYSVPSPLDFDVGADDNMSES; encoded by the exons ATGGGTCAGGAGCTTAGCTGTGGAGAACGCGGAAGAGAGAGTGTTCTGTTCCATGCGGTTCAGGATGGTGAACTGGAGTTAGTTGAGGCTATGGTAGAGGCACACCCAAGTGTGTTGGAACTCACCACTGGGTATGGGAGACTCTCTGTTCTTCACGTGGCTGCTGCTAATGGTCGGATCCAG GTTCTTTCTATGCTGTTGGGTCGGTCTCTTAATCCGGATATCTTGAATCGATATAAACAG ACCCCGTTGATGCTGGCGGCAATGCATGGGAAGATTTCTTGCGTGCAAAAGCTTATTGAAGCAGGAGCaaat ATATTGATGTTTGATTCTATACAAGGAAGAACCTGCTTGCATTATGCTGCTTACTTTGGCCATTCAGATTGCCTGCAAGCTATTCTTTCTGCTGCACATTTCACCCCTGTTGCTGATTCCTG GGGATTTGCAAGATTTGTGAACATAAGAGATGGAAAGGGTGCAACCCCACTACATTTAGCTGCTCGTCAAAGACGGCCAGAGTGCGTTCATATCCTTTTAGACAGTGGGGCTCTTGTTTGTGCTTCAACTGGTGGAAATgg CTACCTAGGGAGTTCACCCCTTCATTTAGCTGCTCGTGGTGGTTCTTTGGATTGTGTCCGTGAATTGCTTGCGTGGGGAGCGGATAGGCATCAAATAGATTCATCTGG GAGAATACCACACACAGTTGCTCTGAAGCACAGGCATCGAGCATGTGCAGCCTTGCTGAATCCTTCATCAGCAGAGCCTCTTGTCTGGCCATCACCTTTGAAGTTCATCAGCGAGCTTAATCCAGAAGCAAAAGCACTGCTAGAGAGGGCCTTGAAAGAAGCAAACATGGAGAGGGAGAAGACCATATTGAAGGAGACTGAATACTCTGTTCCATCTCCTTTGGATTTTGATGTTGGGGCTGACGACAATATGTCTGAG TCATGA
- the LOC142610221 gene encoding large ribosomal subunit protein eL36y-like: MAPLPVKSGLSVGQNKGHIVTRRELAPRPSDRKGKTSKRVLFVRSLIREVAGFAPYEKRITELLKVGKDKRALKVAKRKLGTHKRAKRKREEMSNVLRKMRSGGAADKKK; this comes from the exons ATGGCTCCTCTACCAGTCAAAAGTGGTCTGTCTGTCGGACAGAACAAAGGGCACATTGTCACCAGGCGTGAATTGGCTCCTCGTCCATCTGACCGAAAAGGG aaaACTAGCAAGAGGGTGCTCTTTGTGAGGAGTCTTATTAGGGAAGTTGCGGGTTTTGCTCCATATGAGAAGAGGATCACTGAGCTTTTGAAGGTCGGTAAGGATAAGCGTGCTCTGAAAGTGGCTAAGAGAAAGTTGGGTACCCACAAGAGggcaaagaggaagagagaggagATGTCCAATGTTCTTCGCAAGATGAG GTCTGGTGGAGCTGCCGATAAGAAGAAATGA
- the LOC142610442 gene encoding uncharacterized protein LOC142610442 — MKTPEPTRICMCRKKAWVLRNRSNTANGDLRWRVGRRQNFRPHVEACQAEDGRLLLGFYTLEAEEEMHGVSIQLNWLYLKFLKRNPGYDGKVSIYGHSLGSVLSYDILCHQENLSSPFPMDWMYKEHARNEESSPDVNNQSSLCVSLTKPEDKDFTVVNETEDRVDHSEDKITSQTDLDAENEEGDAEDSSIIVGPITSDLDELTAKAMDSKQPGGEKDVDELLCDSSDILSQKRDALSETTNMDSGIQIEGLEND, encoded by the exons ATGAAAACCCCAGAACCCACAAGAATCTGCATGTGCAGGAAGAAGGCATGGGTTCTTCGGAATCGGAGCAACACAGCCAACGGCGATCTTCGATGGCGTGTGGGTCGACGGCAAAACTTCAGGCCGCATGTGGAGGCGTGTCAGGCTGAAGATGGACGCCTGCTTCTTGGGTTTTACACATTGGAGGCCGAAGAAGAGATGCATGGC GTATCCATCCAATTAAATTGGTTATACTTGAAGTTTCTGAAGAGGAATCCAGGCTATGATGGAAAG GTTTCAATATATGGGCATTCGTTGGGAAGTGTCCTTTCCTATGATATTCTCTGTCATCAGGAGAATTTATCCTCCCCATTTCCAATGGATTGGATGTACAAAGAACATGCTAGAAATGAAGAATCATCTCCTGATGTGAACAACCAGTCTTCTCTGTGTGTCTCTTTGACAAAGCCGGAGGATAAAGATTTCACGGTTGTTAATGAAACTGAGGACAGGGTGGATCACTCTGAGGACAAGATTACTTCACAAACAGATTTAGATGCTGAAAACGAGGAAGGAGATGCTGAAGATTCCTCAATAATTGTGGGTCCTATCACTTCAGATTTAGATGAACTTACTGCAAAGGCTATGGACTCCAAGCAACCAGGTGGTGAGAAAGATGTTGATGAATTACTTTGTGATTCTAGTGACATACTTTCTCAGAAGAGGGATGCCTTGAGTGAAACTACGAACATGGATTCTGGCATCCAGATTGAGGGTTTGGAGAATGACTGA